Proteins encoded in a region of the Roseateles sp. SL47 genome:
- a CDS encoding XapX domain-containing protein, which produces MKPYLVSLAVGLLVGVIYALFNVRSPAPPVIALVGLLGILIGEQVPPLVKKLVHREASTEVSWLHHQVKPHMFGQLPKCAEVAAFPRRTNTHSSATAATAADVHSETRHG; this is translated from the coding sequence ATGAAACCCTATCTTGTGTCGCTGGCCGTAGGCCTGCTGGTGGGCGTGATCTACGCTCTGTTTAATGTGCGCTCGCCAGCGCCGCCGGTGATCGCACTGGTCGGGTTGCTCGGCATCTTGATCGGTGAGCAGGTGCCACCACTGGTGAAGAAGCTGGTCCACCGCGAAGCGTCGACCGAGGTGTCATGGCTGCACCATCAGGTGAAGCCCCATATGTTTGGCCAATTGCCTAAGTGCGCCGAGGTGGCCGCCTTCCCCCGTCGCACCAACACCCATTCTTCCGCCACGGCCGCCACAGCGGCCGATGTCCATTCGGAGACCCGTCATGGCTGA
- a CDS encoding hydrolase, with the protein MAITATPTPGAGLVSPKDHTLILIDFQSQMSFATKSIDAIELRNNAALISNAAAGFKVPTILTTVAEKSFSGPMYEEITSAFPGQELIDRTSMNTWEDANVIKVVNAIGRERIVLAGLWTSVCIVGPAISALEQGFEVYIITDACGDVSTEAHERAVERMVQAGARPMTALQYMLELQRDWARAETYDLTTGIAKKFGGAYGLGITYAKSMFNAHEG; encoded by the coding sequence ATGGCCATCACCGCCACCCCCACCCCCGGCGCCGGACTCGTCTCCCCCAAGGACCACACCCTGATCCTGATCGACTTCCAGTCGCAGATGTCCTTCGCCACCAAGTCGATCGATGCCATCGAGCTGCGCAACAACGCCGCGCTGATCTCCAACGCGGCTGCCGGCTTCAAGGTGCCGACCATCCTGACCACCGTGGCCGAGAAGAGCTTCTCCGGCCCGATGTACGAAGAGATCACGTCCGCCTTCCCCGGCCAGGAACTGATCGACCGCACGTCGATGAACACCTGGGAAGACGCCAACGTGATCAAGGTGGTGAACGCCATCGGTCGCGAGCGCATCGTGCTGGCCGGCCTGTGGACGTCGGTGTGCATCGTTGGCCCGGCCATCTCCGCGCTCGAGCAGGGGTTTGAGGTCTACATCATCACCGACGCTTGCGGCGACGTGTCCACCGAAGCGCATGAGCGCGCCGTGGAACGCATGGTGCAGGCCGGTGCCCGTCCGATGACGGCCCTGCAGTACATGCTGGAACTGCAGCGTGACTGGGCCCGTGCAGAAACCTACGACCTGACCACCGGCATCGCCAAGAAGTTCGGCGGCGCCTATGGCCTGGGCATCACTTACGCGAAGTCGATGTTCAATGCCCATGAGGGCTGA